One Papio anubis isolate 15944 chromosome 9, Panubis1.0, whole genome shotgun sequence genomic window carries:
- the C9H12orf71 gene encoding uncharacterized protein C12orf71 homolog codes for MAYSSSNSDIEDYSSKSNSNLSLSVGYFPCEDTPCEDTPCEDTTSCEDATSKDPSIHFLPPIQGAWGTERIRRCMKRQDQIQDEPEQFCKLSIFLAWDVDVSSNNTDSIANRLLNGDNQWIDELPKERTKLSVSKLNNLVQEFQTFLENLKDDEDDDAVFPEMTQKDFQLSGGSPPEMVQMISQATASQRTSAPEISSILSEQPEKDDTPSHTQAQCCLNFGWAFSWLSQRILSPLLRRDHPVKATKSPHRPAPRKGLFHRGKRIQPQETLELGHPIQTDF; via the exons ATGGCATATTCATCCTCTAACAGCGACATAGAGGACTACAGCTCCAAATCCAATTCCAACCTGAGCCTCTCTGTGGGCTATTTCCCCTGTGAGGACACCCCCTGTGAGGACACCCCCTGTGAGGACACAACCTCCTGTGAAGACGCAACTTCCAAGGATCCTTCCATCCACTTTCTCCCTCCCATCCAAGGGGCATGGGGGACTGAAAGGATAAGGAGATGCATGAAGAGACAAGACCAAATTCAGGATGAACCAGAGCAGTTTTGCAAACTAAGCATCTTCCTAGCCTGGGATGTGGACGTCAGCTCCAACAACACAGACTCAATAGCTAATAGGCTTCTAAATGGAGACAACCAGTGGATAGATGAGTTACCAAAAGAGAGAACAAAACTGTCTGTCAGCAAACTGAATAATCTTGTGCAAGAGTTTCAGACATTTctagaaaatctgaaagatgatgaagatgatgatgctGTATTTCCTGAAATGACTCAGAAAGATTTCCAGCTGTCCGGCGGCTCCCCTCCGGAAATGGTTCAG ATGATAAGCCAGGCAACTGCCAGCCAAAGGACAAGTGCTCCAGAGATCTCCTCAATCCTGTCAGAGCAGCCGGAGAAGGATGACACTCCTTCCCACACACAGGCCCAGTGCTGCCTGAACTTTGGGTGGGCCTTCAGCTGGCTGAGTCAGCGTATCCTCTCCCCTCTGCTGAGGAGAGATCACCCTGTGAAGGCCACCAAGAGTCCCCATCGGCCAGCACCAAGGAAAGGACTCTTTCACAGAGGCAAGAGAATTCAACCTCAAGAAACTCTTGAATTAGGACATCCCATACAGacagatttttaa